The DNA window GGGCGTCGGCAATGGCGCGGATGGAGTCGCCGATCTGGCGCACATGGGTCATCAGGCCGCCCCCGTGCCAATCCTGCTTGTAGAAGTGTTTGCTGTTCAGGTTGATATAGGCGGCACAGTTGGAAAGCAGCTGGCGATCCCAATCGCTGTTGGGCCGGGTCGCCTCGCCGGATGCGACCAGCTTGATGGACTTGTCGATGTCGAGCAGCGCCTGGGAGAAAGCATTGTGCCGCTTCACGAATTCCTCAATCGGCACGTTGCCCAATTGCCAGTTGCCGGACATCTCATTGCCTACCGCCCAGTAGGTGCATCGGAACGGCTCGGGATGGCCGTTCGCGGCGCGCAGCTTGCCCATCGGCGTGTCGGGGCTGCCGTTGACGTACTGCACTTCCTGGACCGCCAGGTCGACGCTGCCCAGGCCGGCGTTGAGGGCGATGAACGGCTGCGTGTTCAGCTCCTCGAGAAAGGCAAAGTACTCGTGCATGCCGAAGTCGTTGTGTTCGATACCTGTCCAGGCAGGGTTCTTGCGCGGCGGACGCTTGTCGCGGTCGCCGATGCCGTCTTTCCAGTTGTAGCCGCTGACGAAGTTACCGCCCGGCCAGCGGTAGATGGGCGAATCAAGCTGCCTGAGCATCGCCAGTGTGTCTCTGCGCATCCCCTTGATGTTGTCGTCGGGCATCAGCGAGGACGTGCCGATCAGGAACTTGCCTTTGCCTCTGCCGACGATCTCGAGAACCGCGTCGTCGGTCGAGCCGCCGGCTTTGAACTTGAGGGGGTATTTTCTAAACGCTCCCGTGATCTTGTCGACCTTAACCGTCTGGCGTTCGCCGGCGCCGCCGCCCCAGCCGAAGCTCACCTCGATGGGCACAGCCGAAGTGTCGCCCGCCAAAATGACGTACCCCACATAGCCTTTCCCGGCGACTACGCCCAGGCCGGACTGCGTGATGCCCTTGGCTGTTCCGTCGTCGCCCAGGTCCACCTGGGGCGTGTGCTCGCCGACAAAGGCGTTTTCCTTCACCATCGTGACGGAGCTCGCGGGACCGACGGCCTTCCAGGGCGAAGGAACGAAGGTCTTGTCGCGGCGTGTTTCGCCTACGGCGGAGTAAAACTTGCGGTCCTCGAGCATCTCGGCCCAGATGCCGCCATAGATGCTGCGCCCCAGGTGTTCTATGAACTGGCCGTAGATGAGGTCAGGCATCGGTTCGCGCGTCTTCGCGGCATCAATCGTTATTGCCGGCTTGAGCTCGCGCGCCGAAAGCAGCTCCAGCTGCAGGTCGTCGAACCAGGCTTTGCCCGGGGGTACGGCGGCCTCAGCGCCCCGACTGCCCCGAGCGCCCCCTCGACCCAGTGTGGCGGCGACGATCACGCTGTCCTGACCTTCGGTATCGAAGGCGATTTCCACTCTGGTCCAATCCCGAGTGCCGTTGATCCTCTGCGCAGGCGAGGTCACAGTGACGCCGCGCAGCTCATACATGGCACCGCGGTCGCTTGCGGCCGGTATATCCTGGGTCCTGATCCAGCCGGTCAACCTGTATTTTGCGTAGGGTTTGAGGAGTGTCTTGTTTATCCATGAAACGCCGTTTGCCGAGATCACCAGGCTGCGCGTACCGGCATGGGCAACATCGGACGCGACCTGCGCGCCGGGGGTCGTGTTCGTGCGTGGGGCAGGGTCGATGGTCCAGTGCGCGGGCTGATTGTTCGCATCCAGCATTTCGACCGACGGATTGACGATTTCACCGATGGGCTGCTTGGGTCCGATGGCGCCGGCGCCCGAAGCCAGACTAGCGATCACAAGCGCAACCGTCATCATGAATCGCCTGAGAATCA is part of the Terriglobia bacterium genome and encodes:
- a CDS encoding alpha-L-arabinofuranosidase gives rise to the protein MILRRFMMTVALVIASLASGAGAIGPKQPIGEIVNPSVEMLDANNQPAHWTIDPAPRTNTTPGAQVASDVAHAGTRSLVISANGVSWINKTLLKPYAKYRLTGWIRTQDIPAASDRGAMYELRGVTVTSPAQRINGTRDWTRVEIAFDTEGQDSVIVAATLGRGGARGSRGAEAAVPPGKAWFDDLQLELLSARELKPAITIDAAKTREPMPDLIYGQFIEHLGRSIYGGIWAEMLEDRKFYSAVGETRRDKTFVPSPWKAVGPASSVTMVKENAFVGEHTPQVDLGDDGTAKGITQSGLGVVAGKGYVGYVILAGDTSAVPIEVSFGWGGGAGERQTVKVDKITGAFRKYPLKFKAGGSTDDAVLEIVGRGKGKFLIGTSSLMPDDNIKGMRRDTLAMLRQLDSPIYRWPGGNFVSGYNWKDGIGDRDKRPPRKNPAWTGIEHNDFGMHEYFAFLEELNTQPFIALNAGLGSVDLAVQEVQYVNGSPDTPMGKLRAANGHPEPFRCTYWAVGNEMSGNWQLGNVPIEEFVKRHNAFSQALLDIDKSIKLVASGEATRPNSDWDRQLLSNCAAYINLNSKHFYKQDWHGGGLMTHVRQIGDSIRAIADAHREYLKTIPQMQGKNIRVSLDEWNYWYGPHVFGELGTRYFMRDALGIAAGINEYSRDTDVIALACYAQTVNVIGAIKTSKTAAVLDSTGEALVMYRRHFGSIPVAVTGAPEPLDVAVAWTKDKKALTISVINPTYETCRLGFKVEGAQLARQAKSWVLTSPDDMDYNDPGKEPIVRFTEKALSEIEDTLTVAPASATIFEIRVK